A window of Hevea brasiliensis isolate MT/VB/25A 57/8 chromosome 14, ASM3005281v1, whole genome shotgun sequence contains these coding sequences:
- the LOC110639362 gene encoding beta-glucosidase 24-like produces MAMTTKHSLQLLGLLIFLISLLALTKPAMADDDIPEDFSRSYFPDDFIFGTATSAYQIEGEATTKGRGPSVWDKFSKETPERILDGSNGDVAVDFYNRFKEDIANVKNMGFKGFRLSISWPRVIPSGRRREGVNKEGIEFYNNIINEIISNGLEPFVTIFHWDTPQALEDKYGGFLSRDIVYDYYEYANLLFEEFGDRVKYWMTFNEPWALSGFSYDDGVFAPGRCSSWVNRQCRAGNSATEPYIVAHHLLLSHAAVVQLYREKFKPIHGGQIGITLFTYWYEPLSNEPADVQAAKTALDFMFGLWMDPMTYGTYPRTVKDLVGDRLPKFTDVESKLLRGSYDFLGLQYYTSYYAKPNAIVDPNHIRYKTDNHITETPYDYDGNLIGPQAYSSWFYIFPKGIRHLLNYTKDTYNNPVIYITENGVDNNNNETQPIEEALQDEFRIKYYQKHLWNALGSLKNYSVNVKGYFAWSYLDNFEWNIGYTSRFGLYYVDYKDNLKRYPKDSAKWFTKFLKQSPKKPLQSNKIYEVTSRNSRKVGKYYIM; encoded by the exons ATGGCTATGACTACTAAACATTCCCTTCAGCTGTTAGGGTTGCTCATCTTCCTCATAAGCTTGTTGGCTCTTACTAAGCCAGCAATGGCAGATGATGATATCCCAGAAGATTTTAGCCGTAGTTATTTTCCAGATGACTTCATTTTTGGGACAGCCACTTCTGCTTATCAG ATCGAAGGTGAAGCAACAACAAAGGGTAGAGGACCTAGTGTATGGGACAAATTTTCCAAGGAGACTCCAG AAAGAATATTGGATGGCAGCAATGGAGATGTTGCAGTTGATTTCTATAATCGCTTCAAA GAAGATATAGCAAATGTGAAGAATATGGGTTTTAAAGGTTTTAGACTGTCCATTTCATGGCCCAGAGTTATACCTA GTGGAAGGAGACGTGAAGGAGTGAATAAGGAAGGGATTGAATTTTACAATAATATTATCAATGAAATTATAAGCAATG GATTGGAGCCTTTTGTTACTATTTTTCATTGGGACACTCCTCAAGCCCTGGAGGACAAGTATGGTGGCTTTTTAAGTCGTGATATCGT GTATGATTATTATGAATATGCGAATCTTCTTTTTGAAGAATTTGGTGACCGAGTAAAGTATTGGATGACTTTCAATGAACCATGGGCTCTTAGTGGATTTTCATATGATGATGGGGTTTTTGCACCTGGTCGATGCTCATCTTGGGTGAATCGTCAATGTCGTGCTGGAAACTCTGCCACTGAACCATACATAGTTGCCCATCATCTGCTCCTTTCTCATGCTGCAGTTGTTCAATTATATAGAGAAAAATTCAAA CCAATTCATGGTGGCCAAATCGGGATAACACTCTTTACCTATTGGTATGAACCTTTGTCCAATGAACCGGCAGATGTACAAGCAGCCAAAACAGCCCttgatttcatgtttggatt GTGGATGGATCCTATGACCTATGGCACGTATCCAAGAACTGTGAAGGATTTAGTTGGAGATAGATTACCCAAGTTTACTGATGTAGAATCTAAGTTACTTAGAGGATCATATGATTTTCTTGGGTTACAATACTACACTTCATATTATGCAAAACCGAATGCTATAGTTGATCCAAATCATATTAGATACAAAACCGATAATCATATTACTGAGACTC CGTATGATTATGATGGTAATCTCATTGGTCCACAG GCTTACTCATCTTGGTTTTACATTTTCCCAAAAGGCATCCGACATCTTTTGAATTACACCAAAGACACATACAATAACCCAGTAATTTATATTACTGAGAATG GGGTtgacaataataataatgaaacccAACCCATTGAGGAAGCGCTTCAAGATGAATTCAGAATAAAATATTATCAGAAGCATTTGTGGAATGCATTGGGATCCCTGAA GAATTACTCAGTTAATGTCAAAGGTTACTTTGCATGGTCATATTTGGACAATTTCGAATGGAATATTGGTTATACATCAAGATTTGGTTTGTACTATGTAGACTACAAAGATAACCTGAAAAGATACCCCAAAGATTCAGCCAAATGGTTCACAAAATTTCTTAAACAGTCGCCTAAGAAGCCATTGCAATCAAACAAGATCTACGAGGTTACTTCAAGGAATTCAAGGAAGGTTGGGAAATACTACATAATGTAG
- the LOC110639374 gene encoding cyanogenic beta-glucosidase-like translates to MVSAFKVPNHAWSMIEGEANKSGRGPSVWDAFTHKIPERILDHNNGDIAVDFYHCFQVEGDVKETTFLSAIFSKQNNKHLVLENSNKYNNNILSSGLKHFVMIFHWDTPQALEDKYGGILNSNIVNDYRDYADLLFETFGDQVQYWMTFNEPWALSEFAYDDGLIAPAVQERQSGQIGIALVSLWFEPLSNRTIDIEASKTTLNFMFGLWMNPLFYGRYPGRVRDLVGNKLLTFTDEETNLL, encoded by the exons ATGGTTTCTGCGTTTAAGGTCCCTAATCATGCATGGTCCATG ATTGAAGGTGAAGCTAACAAATCAGGTAGAGGACCTAGTGTCTGGGACGCATTTACCCATAAGATTCCAG AGAGGATATTAGATCACAACAATGGAGATATAGCAGTTGATTTCTATCATTGCTTCCAA GTGGAAGGAGATGTGAAGGA AACAACTTTCTTATCTGCAATATTTAGCAAACAAAACAACAAACATTTAGTATTAGAAAATTCTAACAAATACAATAACAATATATTGTCTTCTG GTTTAAAACATTTTGTTATGATATTTCATTGGGATACTCCTCAAGCCCTAGAGGACAAGTATGGTGGCATTTTAAACTCTAATATTGT GAATGACTATCGTGATTATGCGGATCTTCTTTTTGAAACATTTGGTGACCAAGTGCAATATTGGATGACTTTCAATGAGCCATGGGCTCTTAGTGAATTTGCCTATGATGATGGACTTATTGCCCCTG CTGTCCAA GAAAGGCAAAGTGGCCAGATCGGGATAGCACTTGTTTCCCTTTGGTTTGAACCTCTCTCTAATAGGACAATTGATATTGAAGCATCCAAAACAACTCttaatttcatgtttggatt GTGGATGAATCCTCTATTCTATGGTCGATACCCAGGAAGAGTTCGAGATTTAGTTGGAAATAAATTGCTCACATTTACTGATGAAGAAACTAACTTGCTTTGA
- the LOC110639375 gene encoding beta-glucosidase 24 → MAMATEHSHMLGILVLLISLLALTKPSMADDDIPMNFSRSYFPDGFVFGVSTSAYQIEGEANEKGRGPSVWDVFTHESPERILDGSNGDAGVDFYNTFKADIKRMKLNGIDAYRFSISWSRIIPSGRISEGVNEEGIGYYNNIINDTIANGLEPFVTIFHWDTPQALEDKYGGFLSSDIVDDFRDYADFLFEKFGDRVKYWMTLNEPWAVTGLAYDEGIHAPGRCSFWVNRQCSAGNSATEPYIVAHHLLLSHAATVQTYREKYQKIQKGKIGITLFTFWYEPISNKTVDKEAAKTALDFMFGLFMDPITYGQYPRRVQTLVGDRLPTFTDVESQLLRGSYDFVGLQYYTSYYAKANATIDPNHIRYKTDSQVTQTAYDDDGQPIGPQAYSPWLYIYPKGIRHILNYTKDTYNNPVIYITENGVDEYNNKSKTWEQGTNDQHRIDYLKAHMWNVLGSIKDYNVNVKGYFALSFLDKFEWNMGYSSRFGLHYVDYKNNMTRHPKNSATWFCLFLKNWPMGSRCPVNSYNIAYN, encoded by the exons ATGGCTATGGCTACTGAACACTCTCATATGTTAGGGATTCTTGTCTTGCTCATAAGCTTGTTGGCCCTTACTAAGCCATCAATGGCAGATGATGATATCCCAATGAACTTTAGCCGTAGCTATTTTCCGGACGGCTTCGTTTTCGGGGTATCTACATCCGCTTATCAG ATTGAAGGTGAAGCAAACGAAAAGGGCAGAGGACCTAGTGTATGGGACGTATTTACACATGAATCTCCAG AGAGGATATTGGATGGCAGCAATGGAGATGCAGGGGTTGATTTCTATAATACCTTCAAA GCAGATATTAAAAGAATGAAGCTAAATGGTATAGATGCTTACAGATTCTCCATTTCATGGTCCAGAATAATACCTA GTGGAAGGATATCAGAAGGAGTGAATGAGGAAGGAATTGGATATTACAACAATATTATAAATGATACTATAGCAAATG GCCTCGAACCTTTTGTAACCATTTTTCACTGGGATACCCCTCAAGCTCTAGAGGATAAGTATGGTGGCTTTTTAAGTTCTGATATTGT GGATGATTTTCGTGACTATGCGGATTTTCTCTTTGAAAAATTTGGTGATCGAGTTAAGTATTGGATGACTTTAAATGAACCCTGGGCTGTTACCGGACTCGCATATGATGAAGGCATCCATGCCCCTGGTCGTTGCTCCTTTTGGGTGAATCGTCAATGCTCTGCTGGAAACTCAGCCACTGAACCTTACATAGTTGCCCATCATTTGCTCCTTTCTCATGCTGCAACTGTACAAACATATAGAGAAAAATACCAA AAAATACAAAAGGGCAAGATCGGGATAACACTATTTACTTTTTGGTATGAACCTATCTCCAATAAAACAGTTGATAAAGAAGCAGCCAAAACAGCCCttgatttcatgtttggatt GTTTATGGATCCTATAACCTATGGTCAGTATCCAAGGAGGGTGCAAACTTTAGTTGGAGATAGATTGCCAACATTTACGGATGTGGAATCTCAATTACTTAGAGGAtcatatgattttgttgggttacAATACTATACTTCATATTATGCGAAAGCAAATGCTACTATTGATCCAAATCATATTAGATACAAAACTGACAGCCAAGTTACTCAAACTG CTTATGATGATGATGGTCAACCCATTGGTCCTCAG GCTTATTCTCCATGGTTGTATATCTATCCAAAAGGTATCCGACATATTTTGAATTACACGAAAGATACATACAATAATCCGGTAATTTACATCACTGAGAATG GAGTTGATGAGTATAATAACAAAAGCAAAACCTGGGAACAAGGGACTAACGATCAACACAGGATAGACTATCTTAAAGCCCACATGTGGAATGTGCTTGGATCCATCAA GGATTACAATGTTAATGTCAAAGGTTACTTTGCTTTGTCATTTTTGGACAAATTCGAATGGAATATGGGCTACAGTTCAAGGTTTGGTTTGCATTATGTAGACTACAAAAATAACATGACAAGACACCCCAAGAATTCAGCTACTTGGTTCTGCTTGTTCCTGAAAAATTGGCCAATGGGAAGTCGATGTCCAGTGAATTCATACAATATCGCATATAATTAA